In Cytobacillus oceanisediminis, the following proteins share a genomic window:
- a CDS encoding methionine ABC transporter ATP-binding protein — protein MIEFQNLKKVYESGGQQVAALNGIDLKINKGEIFGVIGFSGAGKSSLIRCVNWLEKPTSGKVIVSGHDLTALSVREIREVKRNIGMVFQHFNLLNSKTVFANVAMPLTLAKVPKDEIKKRVQELLEFVGLADKANSYPDQLSGGQKQRIGIARALATQPSILLCDEATSALDPQTTSSILQLLKKINKEYNITILIITHEMSVIREICDRVAVIEAGKIIEEGTVFNVFSSPNTQTAKNFVSTVMNDQIPDSIKEVIERQQGLQKVFRINFVGSSAGQPLLSQVAKKFNIDFNVLFGNITELQGTPFGNLIVEFQGPDSEIRRAIQYISQEKVSIKEVTSRAS, from the coding sequence ATGATAGAGTTTCAGAATTTAAAGAAAGTCTATGAAAGCGGAGGACAGCAGGTAGCTGCTTTAAATGGAATAGACTTAAAGATTAATAAGGGTGAGATTTTCGGTGTGATCGGCTTCAGCGGTGCGGGAAAGAGTTCTTTGATCCGTTGTGTCAATTGGCTGGAGAAGCCGACTTCAGGAAAGGTCATTGTCAGCGGACATGATCTGACGGCTTTATCTGTAAGAGAAATTCGCGAAGTGAAAAGAAACATCGGGATGGTCTTTCAGCATTTTAACCTTTTAAACTCGAAAACAGTGTTTGCCAATGTGGCGATGCCGCTCACACTGGCTAAGGTCCCTAAGGATGAAATAAAAAAGCGTGTCCAAGAACTATTAGAATTCGTGGGGCTTGCAGACAAGGCGAACAGCTATCCCGATCAGCTGTCAGGCGGTCAAAAGCAGCGGATCGGAATTGCCAGGGCGCTGGCGACCCAGCCTTCCATTCTATTATGTGATGAAGCGACTTCAGCTCTGGATCCGCAGACAACCAGCTCTATCCTGCAACTGCTGAAAAAAATAAATAAAGAATACAACATTACTATTCTGATCATTACACATGAAATGTCTGTAATCAGAGAGATCTGTGATCGTGTCGCTGTCATAGAGGCAGGAAAAATTATCGAAGAAGGAACCGTCTTTAATGTCTTTTCCTCACCAAATACACAAACAGCGAAAAACTTTGTCAGCACTGTCATGAATGATCAAATACCTGACTCCATTAAAGAAGTGATCGAAAGACAGCAAGGGCTTCAAAAGGTATTTAGAATCAACTTTGTTGGAAGTTCTGCCGGACAGCCGCTGCTCTCGCAGGTTGCCAAAAAGTTTAATATCGACTTCAACGTCCTGTTTGGAAATATTACTGAACTTCAGGGAACACCTTTTGGCAACCTGATTGTTGAATTCCAGGGTCCGGACAGTGAAATCAGACGTGCTATTCAGTACATCAGCCAGGAAAAAGTTTCAATAAAGGAAGTGACATCACGTGCTAGTTAA
- a CDS encoding DMT family transporter, which yields MAHKKLMIIGAHSSIIILWASAFPGIRAGLESYSPEHLALFRLLVGSAALGVLALLTRMRLPDIKDLPAIFILGFLGFTVYHTALNIGEKTVSAGPASLIVSMTPIFSAALAALFLRERFGRVRWTGSAVSFAGAALISLGIGGGLEIQTGILFVLLASISESIYFVFQTKYLNKYGFLSFTSYTVWAGTSFMLIYLPGLGNEIFHASAESTLSVLYLGIFPTVIPYIALAFLASVGGASEATSSLYLTPAIAFVIAWIWLGEVPAMLSIAGGMIALAGVMIIHRKDSSIKVTEIYENGPSENI from the coding sequence TTGGCTCATAAAAAACTAATGATTATCGGGGCACATAGTTCTATCATCATTCTCTGGGCATCCGCATTCCCGGGAATTCGGGCTGGACTTGAATCGTACTCCCCTGAGCACCTTGCCCTTTTTAGACTTTTAGTAGGTTCCGCTGCACTTGGTGTCTTAGCACTGCTGACAAGGATGCGTCTTCCGGATATAAAAGATCTTCCTGCTATTTTTATACTTGGATTCCTTGGTTTTACGGTTTATCATACAGCACTCAACATTGGGGAAAAAACAGTAAGCGCCGGGCCGGCAAGCTTGATTGTATCAATGACTCCGATCTTTTCGGCTGCTTTGGCTGCTCTATTTTTAAGGGAAAGGTTTGGAAGGGTAAGGTGGACTGGTTCCGCAGTCAGTTTTGCGGGTGCCGCACTTATTTCGCTTGGTATAGGAGGCGGGCTTGAAATTCAAACCGGTATTTTATTCGTCCTGCTTGCTTCCATTTCAGAAAGCATCTATTTCGTGTTTCAGACTAAATATTTAAATAAATACGGATTTTTGTCATTTACATCATATACGGTATGGGCAGGGACTAGTTTTATGCTGATTTATCTTCCTGGGCTTGGTAATGAGATTTTTCATGCGTCGGCCGAATCCACTTTAAGTGTCCTCTATTTGGGGATTTTTCCAACGGTAATTCCATATATTGCCCTCGCTTTTCTTGCGTCCGTAGGAGGGGCTTCTGAAGCGACAAGCTCTCTTTACCTGACACCAGCAATAGCGTTTGTTATTGCGTGGATTTGGCTGGGAGAGGTGCCGGCTATGTTATCCATTGCGGGTGGTATGATCGCTCTGGCAGGTGTGATGATTATTCACCGTAAAGATAGCTCTATTAAAGTAACAGAAATTTATGAAAATGGGCCAAGTGAAAATATTTGA